One Silene latifolia isolate original U9 population chromosome 4, ASM4854445v1, whole genome shotgun sequence DNA segment encodes these proteins:
- the LOC141651255 gene encoding uncharacterized protein LOC141651255, with protein MGTTPYKLVYGKTCHLPVELEHNAWWALKERNFDFDAAGEVQFLQMNELEELRLEAYESSKIYKDQTKKWHDAKIVKKDIGVGDLVLLFNSKVKVFPRKLRSRCSGPFKVMDISPYGAFEI; from the coding sequence ATGGGAACCACGCCCTACAAGCTTGTGTATGGCAAAACTTGTCATTTGCCCGTTGAATTGGAGCACAATGCTTGGTGGGCTCTTAAAGAGAGGAATTTTGATTTTGATGCCGCCGGAGAAGTCCAATTCCTTCAAATGAATGAACTAGAAGAATTGAGATTGGAAGCTTATGAAAGCTCCAAAATTTACAAGGATCAAACGAAGAAATGGCACGACGCCAAAATTGTGAAGAAAGATATTGgtgtaggagaccttgtcctcctCTTCAATTCCAAAGTGAAAGTGTTCCCGCGCAAGCTAAGATCAAGGTGTTCAGGACCTTTCAAAGTGATGGACATATCTCCTTACGGTGCCTTTGAAATTTAG